In Bosea vestrisii, the following are encoded in one genomic region:
- a CDS encoding LysR substrate-binding domain-containing protein: MNLLYFSAFRAVMLTGTVSAAAELLGRSQPAVSRLLDKLEGELGVTLFERRRGLVTPTSVAQLLLDEIERAYVSLDALKSFAARVAEGENSRIDLAIIPALASGFVPRLLGTFRSDWPNTKILLNVTLSAKIEDWAASQQIDFGLAETPFRRSGFRIDTFSDTPYIAAVPAGHPLADKARIGPADLVDVPFISWASLTSAGQLVAQAFRSCGVKYDAAYETTVSSMAYEMVKNGVGIGLIDPYTAVGELDERVRLIPFAPAIPCNVALLRPESRPANRAVDALLDLMATERDRLMKLLPR; the protein is encoded by the coding sequence ATGAATTTGCTGTATTTCTCCGCCTTTCGCGCCGTCATGCTCACCGGCACGGTCAGCGCTGCGGCCGAACTCCTCGGTCGCAGCCAGCCCGCCGTCAGCCGCCTGCTCGACAAACTCGAAGGCGAGCTCGGCGTCACGCTGTTCGAGCGGCGGCGCGGCCTGGTCACCCCGACTTCGGTGGCGCAGCTCCTGCTCGACGAGATCGAGCGGGCCTATGTTTCGCTGGATGCCTTGAAAAGCTTCGCTGCCCGGGTGGCGGAAGGCGAGAACAGTCGGATCGACTTGGCCATCATCCCGGCACTCGCCTCGGGGTTCGTCCCTCGGCTGCTCGGAACGTTCCGCAGCGATTGGCCCAACACCAAGATCCTTCTGAACGTGACGCTGTCCGCGAAGATCGAGGATTGGGCCGCTTCGCAGCAAATCGATTTCGGCCTCGCCGAGACGCCGTTCCGCCGATCCGGCTTCCGCATCGATACTTTCAGCGACACCCCCTACATCGCGGCGGTTCCGGCCGGTCATCCGCTTGCCGACAAGGCCCGCATCGGGCCGGCGGACCTCGTCGACGTCCCTTTCATCTCCTGGGCGTCGCTGACCTCGGCCGGGCAGCTGGTCGCGCAGGCTTTCCGCTCGTGCGGCGTGAAATACGATGCGGCCTACGAGACGACCGTTTCGTCGATGGCCTACGAGATGGTCAAGAACGGCGTCGGCATCGGTTTGATCGACCCCTACACGGCGGTGGGCGAGCTCGACGAGCGCGTTCGGCTGATCCCTTTCGCTCCCGCCATCCCATGCAACGTCGCTCTGCTTCGACCGGAATCGCGGCCGGCGAATCGCGCCGTCGATGCGTTGCTGGATCTCATGGCCACCGAGCGCGACCGGCTGATGAAGCTGTTGCCACGGTAA
- a CDS encoding FAD-dependent oxidoreductase has translation MAKAAMQAREELVRLQPERCKPFTMCFPLYRGDDIRGWHLDMGFALLKRLGPQNPPLGYRRLAADIDRELPFATDLRDRPRLNSIATYREYMIDWPDRICVDYALEAERNGADIRLFTRATLQQRSPDGEWTVGLADESGKVEQVGAKVVLNLAGTWIDALLLPGQAPNAPLVRGTKGAHIVVRLPDRYRGFGVATLHRGGMPFYCLPLEDDRFFFGPTETPYDGDADDAHPSDQEVDFLLGEANHLLPGLKLQRRDVEFSWAGVRPLTYDPGEPMGRRMREIHDLRDHGMPGVLAMTAGPVMSHRSAGRELRDAVASLIPPSRRRGAAASIPENVVAGHVTRSDDRKEAYRSAVLSEHARDLRGILYTRTGLAWGRHLDRDAVEHAANSVADLLNWGPEQVAGRVEEFLEHQRRAFPNGNAA, from the coding sequence ATGGCGAAGGCCGCCATGCAGGCGCGCGAGGAACTGGTTCGCTTGCAGCCGGAGCGTTGCAAACCCTTCACGATGTGCTTTCCGCTTTATCGGGGCGACGACATCCGCGGCTGGCATCTGGACATGGGGTTCGCGCTTCTGAAGCGCCTCGGTCCGCAAAACCCTCCGCTCGGCTATCGGCGATTGGCCGCCGATATCGACCGGGAATTGCCCTTCGCCACAGACCTGCGCGATCGACCTCGCTTGAACTCGATCGCGACCTATCGCGAGTACATGATCGACTGGCCGGACCGGATCTGCGTCGACTACGCATTGGAAGCGGAACGGAACGGCGCAGACATCAGACTGTTCACGCGGGCGACGCTTCAGCAGCGTTCGCCGGACGGCGAATGGACCGTCGGGCTTGCCGACGAGTCAGGCAAGGTCGAGCAGGTCGGCGCCAAAGTGGTGCTGAATTTGGCTGGCACCTGGATCGACGCGCTCCTTCTCCCCGGGCAGGCGCCGAACGCTCCGCTCGTTCGCGGAACGAAGGGAGCGCACATCGTCGTGCGACTGCCGGATCGCTACCGGGGCTTCGGCGTCGCGACGCTCCATCGCGGCGGCATGCCGTTCTATTGCCTGCCTCTCGAGGACGATCGCTTCTTTTTCGGGCCGACCGAGACTCCTTATGACGGGGATGCGGACGACGCCCATCCCTCGGACCAGGAGGTCGATTTCCTGCTTGGCGAGGCCAACCATCTCTTGCCGGGGCTGAAGCTGCAGCGCCGGGACGTCGAGTTCAGCTGGGCCGGGGTTCGGCCCCTGACCTACGACCCCGGCGAGCCGATGGGACGCCGCATGCGTGAGATCCACGATCTGCGCGATCATGGAATGCCAGGCGTGCTCGCGATGACGGCGGGGCCGGTGATGAGCCACAGGAGCGCCGGCCGGGAACTGCGGGATGCGGTCGCGAGCCTGATCCCGCCGTCTCGCCGGCGCGGCGCGGCGGCGAGCATTCCCGAGAATGTCGTGGCCGGGCATGTCACCCGATCCGACGATCGGAAGGAAGCATACCGATCGGCCGTGCTGTCGGAGCATGCCCGGGATCTGCGCGGCATTCTGTACACGCGCACGGGGCTCGCATGGGGGCGCCATCTCGACCGCGACGCCGTCGAGCATGCAGCGAACAGCGTTGCCGACTTGCTGAACTGGGGGCCCGAACAGGTCGCCGGGCGGGTGGAGGAGTTCCTCGAACATCAACGACGAGCCTTCCCGAACGGGAATGCTGCCTGA
- a CDS encoding FAD-dependent oxidoreductase, giving the protein MTPSRAEHELFDVVVVGGGINGTSAARELALSGYRVLLAEKADLANGASSRSSRILHCGLRYFETEHPVRTFVRSPDGS; this is encoded by the coding sequence ATGACGCCGAGCCGAGCCGAGCACGAACTATTCGATGTCGTCGTCGTCGGGGGCGGCATCAACGGCACGAGCGCGGCTCGGGAACTTGCCCTGTCCGGCTATCGGGTCCTGCTGGCGGAGAAGGCGGATCTCGCGAACGGAGCGTCCAGCCGTTCATCCCGCATCCTTCACTGCGGGCTGCGCTATTTCGAGACCGAGCACCCCGTCAGGACATTCGTACGCTCCCCGGACGGTTCTTAG
- a CDS encoding exonuclease domain-containing protein, with translation MTGFVFFDTETTGLRKGFDQIVHFAAIRTDHELNEIDRFEARSRLQPHVVPHPKALLTNGLPIAALLDPNLPSHYAMTCAIARKIAEWSPAIFVGYNSIAFDEEMLRHGFFQSLHDPYPTSRPGNGRADALALALAAFALPPHCLAAPEGIGGRRSFKLADIAPANGLHHTSAHNALADVEVTLELCRLVRAKADDVWQRFQRFSNKSVVSQFVETEDGFVLTEFFGGGQAVHRPVVLIGRPPGNPNGRFCLDLSIDPDRLGSMSDEEMIVEICRKGTPVRRLAVNGGPALTELWAAPEELLGGLDLDTAENRARRVKSDPNLCARIVAVYTGSWSEREPSPLPELRLYDGFPCDADKQRMQAFHEASRQERLEIIARFEDPRLAVFGRRLLHAEHRGSLSETERRQADLDLADRLLDDRGGPLTLPEAVKEIDAIAATDQHMTSALLNDYRRWLVSKIERVERFRTAPSDCV, from the coding sequence TGTGCATTTTGCGGCCATCCGCACTGATCACGAGTTGAATGAGATCGATCGTTTCGAGGCGCGGTCGCGGCTGCAGCCGCACGTCGTTCCCCATCCGAAGGCTCTGCTGACCAACGGCTTGCCAATCGCCGCGCTGCTAGACCCGAACCTGCCCTCCCACTACGCGATGACATGCGCGATAGCGCGTAAGATCGCGGAGTGGTCGCCAGCGATTTTCGTGGGCTACAACTCCATCGCATTTGACGAGGAAATGCTGCGCCACGGCTTCTTTCAGTCGCTCCACGACCCCTACCCGACGAGCCGTCCCGGCAATGGACGGGCTGACGCTCTCGCTCTCGCGCTTGCGGCCTTTGCCCTCCCGCCGCACTGTCTCGCGGCACCAGAAGGCATAGGCGGGCGCCGAAGCTTCAAGCTCGCGGATATCGCGCCCGCCAATGGGCTCCACCATACCAGCGCGCACAACGCTCTCGCAGATGTAGAAGTCACGCTGGAGCTGTGCCGTCTCGTTCGCGCCAAGGCCGACGACGTCTGGCAGCGCTTTCAACGGTTCTCCAACAAGTCGGTCGTCTCTCAGTTCGTCGAGACAGAAGACGGCTTCGTCCTGACCGAATTCTTTGGCGGCGGGCAGGCGGTCCATCGACCCGTCGTTCTGATCGGTCGGCCGCCCGGCAATCCCAATGGTCGTTTCTGCTTGGACCTTTCCATTGATCCCGATCGCTTGGGGTCGATGTCGGACGAGGAGATGATTGTGGAGATTTGCCGGAAAGGGACACCGGTGCGCCGGCTTGCAGTCAACGGCGGCCCCGCGCTGACGGAGCTGTGGGCGGCACCGGAGGAACTCTTGGGAGGCCTGGATCTCGATACGGCCGAAAATCGCGCCCGTCGCGTAAAGAGCGATCCCAATCTTTGTGCGCGGATCGTCGCCGTCTACACGGGATCGTGGAGTGAACGTGAGCCATCACCGCTACCCGAGCTGCGGCTTTACGACGGCTTCCCCTGCGACGCCGACAAACAGCGGATGCAGGCCTTCCACGAAGCGTCGCGTCAGGAACGGCTCGAAATCATTGCGCGCTTTGAAGACCCGCGCCTCGCGGTCTTCGGGCGCCGCCTCCTTCACGCCGAACATCGCGGCAGTCTTTCGGAAACTGAAAGACGGCAAGCCGATCTGGACCTCGCCGATCGCCTTCTTGATGACCGTGGCGGCCCGCTGACACTCCCCGAAGCGGTGAAGGAGATCGACGCTATCGCAGCAACCGATCAACATATGACTTCAGCATTGTTGAATGACTATCGCCGTTGGCTTGTCTCGAAAATCGAGCGCGTGGAAAGATTTCGGACAGCCCCAAGTGATTGCGTCTAA
- a CDS encoding transporter substrate-binding domain-containing protein: MASSTNSKRIKAAAAAWLGCACIIAASQSQAAEGRLKEILDRGTVKVGVQGAFKPWAFPAPDGSLQGIEVDLGKSVAEALGVKFEPVVITSANRMQLLQQGKIDLIIGGMYDTAERRKIVGIIEPAYWTSGPTMLAKKGVIKDWKDIANKPVCGKQGNAYNKQIETELKARLTAFAGNTEGKEALRSGKCIAWVYDDVSIIADLEAPEWQDYEMPVSVLYNNPWAAAVPIEELNKGWGAFMAGMAYRWQGEGKLIELAKKWNVKPADWFAEQQKKLSWDTTYLNPKN, translated from the coding sequence ATGGCATCATCGACCAATTCGAAGCGTATCAAGGCGGCCGCTGCGGCGTGGCTCGGCTGCGCCTGCATCATTGCTGCGAGCCAATCGCAGGCTGCGGAAGGTCGCCTCAAGGAAATCCTCGATCGGGGCACAGTGAAGGTGGGCGTCCAGGGGGCGTTCAAGCCGTGGGCTTTTCCGGCTCCCGACGGCTCGCTGCAGGGAATTGAGGTCGACCTCGGGAAGAGCGTGGCGGAAGCACTCGGCGTCAAGTTCGAACCGGTGGTCATCACCTCTGCAAACCGCATGCAGTTGCTGCAGCAGGGCAAGATCGACCTGATCATCGGCGGAATGTACGACACCGCCGAGCGCCGGAAGATCGTCGGCATCATCGAGCCTGCCTATTGGACCTCCGGACCGACCATGCTGGCCAAGAAGGGGGTCATCAAGGACTGGAAGGACATCGCGAACAAGCCGGTCTGCGGCAAGCAGGGCAACGCCTACAACAAGCAGATCGAAACCGAATTGAAGGCCAGGCTGACCGCCTTCGCCGGCAACACGGAAGGCAAGGAAGCGCTGCGATCCGGCAAGTGCATCGCCTGGGTTTATGACGACGTCAGCATCATCGCGGATCTCGAAGCCCCCGAGTGGCAGGACTACGAGATGCCCGTCTCGGTGCTCTACAACAACCCCTGGGCGGCCGCGGTCCCGATCGAGGAGCTGAACAAGGGCTGGGGCGCCTTCATGGCCGGCATGGCCTATCGCTGGCAAGGCGAAGGCAAGCTCATCGAGCTGGCGAAGAAGTGGAATGTGAAACCCGCGGACTGGTTCGCAGAACAGCAGAAGAAGCTGAGCTGGGACACGACCTACCTGAATCCGAAGAACTGA